ATTCGTTGAAAATGGGCAACTGAATCGTGACTTGGGGGTGGTGTTTCAACGGCTTGGGTCGCAGCCCGTTGACGCGCCGGAACTTCTTGTAGTAGTAAACCATGACAAAACCATGCGCGCCAAAGACGAATAGAATCGCGAGGGCAACGAAATAGATTGAAAGAACGCCGTACTCCAACACAGTTTGCATAATCTCTTTGACCGTCCCAACCGGCCAATCGCTCGCCGATCGTGACTGAGTTCCTCCTCCCGCTGGGTTATTCAGAAATATGGCGTGGATAATAAGTAAATCAAACCTAAAGCGCAACTTCTTTATTGGGTTACCAACTCACGCGGTGCATTTGCTGCAAAGCTGTAACATCACCACCCGGAAACCGTGCGGTTGAGCACTTCGGTGGCGATCTTGTCGATCGCGCTGTTGATCGCGCTTTGCCGGTCGTCGGAATTCGCGCCGCCCGGCACGTAGGCGCCGAACTGCGTGAGCTCTTCCTCCCACAGCACCTTCCGCTTCTTCACGTCATCGCATTTGATCTTCACGGTCAGATACACGCGAATTTCCTGCACCTGTTCCTGCGCGGTGTAGACGCCCGCCTGTTCGGTCAACCGCAGAATGGTGCCGCTCACAATCGCATCTGCCACGCGCCGGTCGGCAATTTTCAGCGTGTTGTCGCGGTTGAAGCTCGCAATGATGGCCTCGGTGAGTTGTTCCTTCACCCCGAATTCGGCAGTGCGGTCCTCGAAGATCGGCACAGCCACCGTCTTGAGATGCGGATTGGCCGACCCGGAAAAGGAGTACACGCCGCAGCCTGCGACCCAGGAGAACAGCGCGGCCAGCAGCAGCACAGCCCGAGCCGGAGTTGCGGCGCCGTGCCGCTTTGCCGCGGGTGGGCGCAGGGGCAGACAGTCAGTTTGGTTCATCGCGCGAATTCGTTGCAGGTTCGGTCACCGCAAGCGCGGCGCAACAGTTCCACCGGGAATTCCTGCCGGCCGGGAAACTGGCGCACCGCGGTGATTAGAAGGGCAGATCGTATTCTTTGATTTTGCGGTAGAGCGTGCGTTCGCTGATTTTGAGAATCTTGGCCGCCTTGCGGCGATTGCCGTTGGTGCGTTGCAGCGCTTCATGGATCAAGCGCTTTTGCATGCCTTCCAGGGACTCCAGGTCTTCCTCTTCACTGCCGACTTCATCAGCGCTGACCTCCTGCACGTCATCCGGCTCCACATAACTGCCCGGTTTCAGGCGCCGCATCGGCGAAACGTAGCGGCCGACGATCAACTCGCGC
The window above is part of the bacterium genome. Proteins encoded here:
- the lptE gene encoding LPS assembly lipoprotein LptE; translated protein: MNQTDCLPLRPPAAKRHGAATPARAVLLLAALFSWVAGCGVYSFSGSANPHLKTVAVPIFEDRTAEFGVKEQLTEAIIASFNRDNTLKIADRRVADAIVSGTILRLTEQAGVYTAQEQVQEIRVYLTVKIKCDDVKKRKVLWEEELTQFGAYVPGGANSDDRQSAINSAIDKIATEVLNRTVSGW